From the Carya illinoinensis cultivar Pawnee chromosome 4, C.illinoinensisPawnee_v1, whole genome shotgun sequence genome, one window contains:
- the LOC122306084 gene encoding auxin-responsive protein IAA11-like isoform X1 — MQGVVGGGAGAVSGGGGSSTSDASMSTVSKEDNPVLSSEDSSSCLDESELELGLGLSLGVGVGACKAQQGPRGGQYARILTAKDFPYVGSSTSASVSSSSSSSSSSSSSSLSRANVTAGTKRSADSVAAANGASSQVVGWPPIRAYRMNSLVNQAKLPATEVFNSLIVKSRNSNPAVGKGTSNACVNANEKGQLRSSLFVKVNMDGIPIGRKVDLSSHRCYETLAQKLEDMFATSSTIMNSIRSGGEEHDMMVDAITPSKLLDGSSGFVLTYEDKEGDWMLVGDVPWGMFINSVRRLRIMRASEANGLAPRLEESNGGQRNKPI; from the exons ATGCAGGGTGTTGTTGGTGGTGGTGCTGGAGCGGTATCTGGAGGAGGAGGATCTAGTACAAGTGATGCGTCGATGTCCACGGTGTCAAAGGAGGACAACCCGGTCTTGTCCTCTGAGGATTCATCTTCGTGCCTGGATGAGTCTGAGCTTGAGCTGGGTCTTGGATTGAGTCTTGGTGTTGGTGTGGGTGCTTGCAAGGCGCAACAAGGTCCAAGGGGTGGTCAATATGCTCGGATTTTGACGGCCAAGGATTTTCCTTACGTGGGTTCTTCAACTTCAGCTTcagtttcttcatcttcatcctcATCGTCGtcgtcctcttcctcttctttgagCAGAGCTAATGTTACAGCTGGGACCAAGAGAAGTGCTGATTCTGTTGCTGCTGCTAATGGTGCCAG caGTCAGGTTGTGGGATGGCCGCCAATAAGAGCATATAGAATGAATAGCTTGGTCAACCAAGCAAAATTACCAGCCACTGAAGTATTCAACTCTCTGATTGTAAAAAGTAGAAACAGTAATCCTGCAGTTGGAAAGGGAACTAGCAATGCCTGCGTTAATGCTAATGAAAAGGGACAATTAAGAAGTTCTCTGTTTGTGAAGGTGAATATGGATGGAATTCCTATAGGAAGGAAGGTGGATCTGAGCTCACACAGATGCTATGAAACCTTGGCGCAAAAACTGGAGGATATGTTTGCGACATCAAGTACGATAATGAACTCAATAC GATCAGGTGGAGAGGAACATGACATGATGGTTGACGCAATAACACCATCAAAATTGCTGGATGGATCATCAGGGTTTGTGCTCACGTATGAAGATAAAGAGGGAGACTGGATGCTTGTTGGAGATGTTCCTTGGGG GATGTTCATTAACTCTGTGAGGAGGCTAAGAATTATGAGGGCATCTGAAGCCAATGGACTTG CTCCAAGGTTAGAAGAAAGTAATGGGGGGCAAAGGAACAAGCCCATCTAG
- the LOC122306084 gene encoding auxin-responsive protein IAA11-like isoform X5 yields the protein MQGVVGGGAGAVSGGGGSSTSDASMSTVSKEDNPVLSSEDSSSCLDESELELGLGLSLGVGVGACKAQQGPRGGQYARILTAKDFPYVGSSTSASVSSSSSSSSSSSSSSLSRANVTAGTKRSADSVAAANGASSQVVGWPPIRAYRMNSLVNQAKLPATEVFNSLIVKSRNSNPAVGKGTSNACVNANEKGQLRSSLFVKVNMDGIPIGRKVDLSSHRCYETLAQKLEDMFATSRSGGEEHDMMVDAITPSKLLDGSSGFVLTYEDKEGDWMLVGDVPWGMFINSVRRLRIMRASEANGLAPRLEESNGGQRNKPI from the exons ATGCAGGGTGTTGTTGGTGGTGGTGCTGGAGCGGTATCTGGAGGAGGAGGATCTAGTACAAGTGATGCGTCGATGTCCACGGTGTCAAAGGAGGACAACCCGGTCTTGTCCTCTGAGGATTCATCTTCGTGCCTGGATGAGTCTGAGCTTGAGCTGGGTCTTGGATTGAGTCTTGGTGTTGGTGTGGGTGCTTGCAAGGCGCAACAAGGTCCAAGGGGTGGTCAATATGCTCGGATTTTGACGGCCAAGGATTTTCCTTACGTGGGTTCTTCAACTTCAGCTTcagtttcttcatcttcatcctcATCGTCGtcgtcctcttcctcttctttgagCAGAGCTAATGTTACAGCTGGGACCAAGAGAAGTGCTGATTCTGTTGCTGCTGCTAATGGTGCCAG caGTCAGGTTGTGGGATGGCCGCCAATAAGAGCATATAGAATGAATAGCTTGGTCAACCAAGCAAAATTACCAGCCACTGAAGTATTCAACTCTCTGATTGTAAAAAGTAGAAACAGTAATCCTGCAGTTGGAAAGGGAACTAGCAATGCCTGCGTTAATGCTAATGAAAAGGGACAATTAAGAAGTTCTCTGTTTGTGAAGGTGAATATGGATGGAATTCCTATAGGAAGGAAGGTGGATCTGAGCTCACACAGATGCTATGAAACCTTGGCGCAAAAACTGGAGGATATGTTTGCGACATCAA GATCAGGTGGAGAGGAACATGACATGATGGTTGACGCAATAACACCATCAAAATTGCTGGATGGATCATCAGGGTTTGTGCTCACGTATGAAGATAAAGAGGGAGACTGGATGCTTGTTGGAGATGTTCCTTGGGG GATGTTCATTAACTCTGTGAGGAGGCTAAGAATTATGAGGGCATCTGAAGCCAATGGACTTG CTCCAAGGTTAGAAGAAAGTAATGGGGGGCAAAGGAACAAGCCCATCTAG
- the LOC122306084 gene encoding auxin-responsive protein IAA11-like isoform X2, whose product MQGVVGGGAGAVSGGGGSSTSDASMSTVSKEDNPVLSSEDSSSCLDESELELGLGLSLGVGVGACKAQQGPRGGQYARILTAKDFPYVGSSTSASVSSSSSSSSSSSSSSLSRANVTAGTKRSADSVAAANGASQVVGWPPIRAYRMNSLVNQAKLPATEVFNSLIVKSRNSNPAVGKGTSNACVNANEKGQLRSSLFVKVNMDGIPIGRKVDLSSHRCYETLAQKLEDMFATSSTIMNSIRSGGEEHDMMVDAITPSKLLDGSSGFVLTYEDKEGDWMLVGDVPWGMFINSVRRLRIMRASEANGLAPRLEESNGGQRNKPI is encoded by the exons ATGCAGGGTGTTGTTGGTGGTGGTGCTGGAGCGGTATCTGGAGGAGGAGGATCTAGTACAAGTGATGCGTCGATGTCCACGGTGTCAAAGGAGGACAACCCGGTCTTGTCCTCTGAGGATTCATCTTCGTGCCTGGATGAGTCTGAGCTTGAGCTGGGTCTTGGATTGAGTCTTGGTGTTGGTGTGGGTGCTTGCAAGGCGCAACAAGGTCCAAGGGGTGGTCAATATGCTCGGATTTTGACGGCCAAGGATTTTCCTTACGTGGGTTCTTCAACTTCAGCTTcagtttcttcatcttcatcctcATCGTCGtcgtcctcttcctcttctttgagCAGAGCTAATGTTACAGCTGGGACCAAGAGAAGTGCTGATTCTGTTGCTGCTGCTAATGGTGCCAG TCAGGTTGTGGGATGGCCGCCAATAAGAGCATATAGAATGAATAGCTTGGTCAACCAAGCAAAATTACCAGCCACTGAAGTATTCAACTCTCTGATTGTAAAAAGTAGAAACAGTAATCCTGCAGTTGGAAAGGGAACTAGCAATGCCTGCGTTAATGCTAATGAAAAGGGACAATTAAGAAGTTCTCTGTTTGTGAAGGTGAATATGGATGGAATTCCTATAGGAAGGAAGGTGGATCTGAGCTCACACAGATGCTATGAAACCTTGGCGCAAAAACTGGAGGATATGTTTGCGACATCAAGTACGATAATGAACTCAATAC GATCAGGTGGAGAGGAACATGACATGATGGTTGACGCAATAACACCATCAAAATTGCTGGATGGATCATCAGGGTTTGTGCTCACGTATGAAGATAAAGAGGGAGACTGGATGCTTGTTGGAGATGTTCCTTGGGG GATGTTCATTAACTCTGTGAGGAGGCTAAGAATTATGAGGGCATCTGAAGCCAATGGACTTG CTCCAAGGTTAGAAGAAAGTAATGGGGGGCAAAGGAACAAGCCCATCTAG
- the LOC122306084 gene encoding auxin-responsive protein IAA11-like isoform X4, translating into MQGVVGGGAGAVSGGGGSSTSDASMSTVSKEDNPVLSSEDSSSCLDESELELGLGLSLGVGVGACKAQQGPRGGQYARILTAKDFPYVGSSTSASVSSSSSSSSSSSSSSLSRANVTAGTKRSADSVAAANGASQVVGWPPIRAYRMNSLVNQAKLPATEVFNSLIVKSRNSNPAVGKGTSNACVNANEKGQLRSSLFVKVNMDGIPIGRKVDLSSHRCYETLAQKLEDMFATSSTIMNSIRGEEHDMMVDAITPSKLLDGSSGFVLTYEDKEGDWMLVGDVPWGMFINSVRRLRIMRASEANGLAPRLEESNGGQRNKPI; encoded by the exons ATGCAGGGTGTTGTTGGTGGTGGTGCTGGAGCGGTATCTGGAGGAGGAGGATCTAGTACAAGTGATGCGTCGATGTCCACGGTGTCAAAGGAGGACAACCCGGTCTTGTCCTCTGAGGATTCATCTTCGTGCCTGGATGAGTCTGAGCTTGAGCTGGGTCTTGGATTGAGTCTTGGTGTTGGTGTGGGTGCTTGCAAGGCGCAACAAGGTCCAAGGGGTGGTCAATATGCTCGGATTTTGACGGCCAAGGATTTTCCTTACGTGGGTTCTTCAACTTCAGCTTcagtttcttcatcttcatcctcATCGTCGtcgtcctcttcctcttctttgagCAGAGCTAATGTTACAGCTGGGACCAAGAGAAGTGCTGATTCTGTTGCTGCTGCTAATGGTGCCAG TCAGGTTGTGGGATGGCCGCCAATAAGAGCATATAGAATGAATAGCTTGGTCAACCAAGCAAAATTACCAGCCACTGAAGTATTCAACTCTCTGATTGTAAAAAGTAGAAACAGTAATCCTGCAGTTGGAAAGGGAACTAGCAATGCCTGCGTTAATGCTAATGAAAAGGGACAATTAAGAAGTTCTCTGTTTGTGAAGGTGAATATGGATGGAATTCCTATAGGAAGGAAGGTGGATCTGAGCTCACACAGATGCTATGAAACCTTGGCGCAAAAACTGGAGGATATGTTTGCGACATCAAGTACGATAATGAACTCAATAC GTGGAGAGGAACATGACATGATGGTTGACGCAATAACACCATCAAAATTGCTGGATGGATCATCAGGGTTTGTGCTCACGTATGAAGATAAAGAGGGAGACTGGATGCTTGTTGGAGATGTTCCTTGGGG GATGTTCATTAACTCTGTGAGGAGGCTAAGAATTATGAGGGCATCTGAAGCCAATGGACTTG CTCCAAGGTTAGAAGAAAGTAATGGGGGGCAAAGGAACAAGCCCATCTAG
- the LOC122306084 gene encoding auxin-responsive protein IAA11-like isoform X6, whose amino-acid sequence MQGVVGGGAGAVSGGGGSSTSDASMSTVSKEDNPVLSSEDSSSCLDESELELGLGLSLGVGVGACKAQQGPRGGQYARILTAKDFPYVGSSTSASVSSSSSSSSSSSSSSLSRANVTAGTKRSADSVAAANGASSQVVGWPPIRAYRMNSLVNQAKLPATEVFNSLIVKSRNSNPAVGKGTSNACVNANEKGQLRSSLFVKVNMDGIPIGRKVDLSSHRCYETLAQKLEDMFATSSGEEHDMMVDAITPSKLLDGSSGFVLTYEDKEGDWMLVGDVPWGMFINSVRRLRIMRASEANGLAPRLEESNGGQRNKPI is encoded by the exons ATGCAGGGTGTTGTTGGTGGTGGTGCTGGAGCGGTATCTGGAGGAGGAGGATCTAGTACAAGTGATGCGTCGATGTCCACGGTGTCAAAGGAGGACAACCCGGTCTTGTCCTCTGAGGATTCATCTTCGTGCCTGGATGAGTCTGAGCTTGAGCTGGGTCTTGGATTGAGTCTTGGTGTTGGTGTGGGTGCTTGCAAGGCGCAACAAGGTCCAAGGGGTGGTCAATATGCTCGGATTTTGACGGCCAAGGATTTTCCTTACGTGGGTTCTTCAACTTCAGCTTcagtttcttcatcttcatcctcATCGTCGtcgtcctcttcctcttctttgagCAGAGCTAATGTTACAGCTGGGACCAAGAGAAGTGCTGATTCTGTTGCTGCTGCTAATGGTGCCAG caGTCAGGTTGTGGGATGGCCGCCAATAAGAGCATATAGAATGAATAGCTTGGTCAACCAAGCAAAATTACCAGCCACTGAAGTATTCAACTCTCTGATTGTAAAAAGTAGAAACAGTAATCCTGCAGTTGGAAAGGGAACTAGCAATGCCTGCGTTAATGCTAATGAAAAGGGACAATTAAGAAGTTCTCTGTTTGTGAAGGTGAATATGGATGGAATTCCTATAGGAAGGAAGGTGGATCTGAGCTCACACAGATGCTATGAAACCTTGGCGCAAAAACTGGAGGATATGTTTGCGACATCAA GTGGAGAGGAACATGACATGATGGTTGACGCAATAACACCATCAAAATTGCTGGATGGATCATCAGGGTTTGTGCTCACGTATGAAGATAAAGAGGGAGACTGGATGCTTGTTGGAGATGTTCCTTGGGG GATGTTCATTAACTCTGTGAGGAGGCTAAGAATTATGAGGGCATCTGAAGCCAATGGACTTG CTCCAAGGTTAGAAGAAAGTAATGGGGGGCAAAGGAACAAGCCCATCTAG
- the LOC122306084 gene encoding auxin-responsive protein IAA11-like isoform X3 — translation MQGVVGGGAGAVSGGGGSSTSDASMSTVSKEDNPVLSSEDSSSCLDESELELGLGLSLGVGVGACKAQQGPRGGQYARILTAKDFPYVGSSTSASVSSSSSSSSSSSSSSLSRANVTAGTKRSADSVAAANGASSQVVGWPPIRAYRMNSLVNQAKLPATEVFNSLIVKSRNSNPAVGKGTSNACVNANEKGQLRSSLFVKVNMDGIPIGRKVDLSSHRCYETLAQKLEDMFATSSTIMNSIRGEEHDMMVDAITPSKLLDGSSGFVLTYEDKEGDWMLVGDVPWGMFINSVRRLRIMRASEANGLAPRLEESNGGQRNKPI, via the exons ATGCAGGGTGTTGTTGGTGGTGGTGCTGGAGCGGTATCTGGAGGAGGAGGATCTAGTACAAGTGATGCGTCGATGTCCACGGTGTCAAAGGAGGACAACCCGGTCTTGTCCTCTGAGGATTCATCTTCGTGCCTGGATGAGTCTGAGCTTGAGCTGGGTCTTGGATTGAGTCTTGGTGTTGGTGTGGGTGCTTGCAAGGCGCAACAAGGTCCAAGGGGTGGTCAATATGCTCGGATTTTGACGGCCAAGGATTTTCCTTACGTGGGTTCTTCAACTTCAGCTTcagtttcttcatcttcatcctcATCGTCGtcgtcctcttcctcttctttgagCAGAGCTAATGTTACAGCTGGGACCAAGAGAAGTGCTGATTCTGTTGCTGCTGCTAATGGTGCCAG caGTCAGGTTGTGGGATGGCCGCCAATAAGAGCATATAGAATGAATAGCTTGGTCAACCAAGCAAAATTACCAGCCACTGAAGTATTCAACTCTCTGATTGTAAAAAGTAGAAACAGTAATCCTGCAGTTGGAAAGGGAACTAGCAATGCCTGCGTTAATGCTAATGAAAAGGGACAATTAAGAAGTTCTCTGTTTGTGAAGGTGAATATGGATGGAATTCCTATAGGAAGGAAGGTGGATCTGAGCTCACACAGATGCTATGAAACCTTGGCGCAAAAACTGGAGGATATGTTTGCGACATCAAGTACGATAATGAACTCAATAC GTGGAGAGGAACATGACATGATGGTTGACGCAATAACACCATCAAAATTGCTGGATGGATCATCAGGGTTTGTGCTCACGTATGAAGATAAAGAGGGAGACTGGATGCTTGTTGGAGATGTTCCTTGGGG GATGTTCATTAACTCTGTGAGGAGGCTAAGAATTATGAGGGCATCTGAAGCCAATGGACTTG CTCCAAGGTTAGAAGAAAGTAATGGGGGGCAAAGGAACAAGCCCATCTAG
- the LOC122306086 gene encoding bifunctional TH2 protein, mitochondrial-like has protein sequence MLGGPGPGTVVDVGGIASRFWIKVRTHSVFVLYTPFFVCLASGHLDSDAFRRCISQDVHFLKAFAQAYEMAEDCADDDDDKSGIRDLRKRVVQRIKTHDALVREWGFELPDESISNNATVKYTDFLMAAASGRVEGEKVPGKIATPFERTKVAAYILGAMAPCMRLYSSISREIQALLVPDDRSHIYKKWIDSYSSQNFEEFAFQIEDMLDKLSICLTGEELEVIEKLYHQAMKLEADFFSTQPISQQTIVPLARVLDPAEGSLTIFCDFDRACTAFDSSAILAEIAIITAPKADLDGSETQITRMSSADLRSTWNFLSTQYAEEFEHCMESIVGGRQAEKLDYEGLRNALEHVAEFEKRANTRVINSGVLKGLHLEDINRAGQRLILQEGCREFFQKIVTNDTLKAEFHILSYCWCGDFIRSAFSSGGVDELEVHSNELTYEESVTTGDIVRKVESPMEKLQTFNDILNECNKEGRRLTVYIGGAVGDLLCLLQADIGIVISSTPSLRRLGDQFGVSFVPLFSGLVKKQRELVEDGSCDWKGLSGILYTVTSWDEIHAFILGS, from the exons ATGCTAGGGGGCCCTGGGCCTGGGACCGTGGTGGACGTCGGAGGTATCGCGAGCAGATTCTGGATCAAGGTCCGGACTCACTCCGTATTCGTTCTCTACACCCCCTTCTTCGTTTGCTTGGCCTCTGGTCACCTTGACTCCGATGCTTTCCGCCGTTGCATCTCTCAGGACGTCCATTTCCTCAAAGCCTTCGCTCAGGC GTACGAAATGGCTGAGGATTGCGCGGACGATGATGACGACAAGAGCGGAATCCGCGACTTGAGGAAACGGGTGGTGCAGAGGATCAAAACGCACGATGCTCTTGTCCGA GAATGGGGCTTTGAACTCCCAGATGAGAGCATTTCAAACAATGCAACAGTCAAATACACAGATTTCTTAATGGCAGCAGCCTCAGGGAGAGTTGAAGGAGAAAAAGTTCCTGGTAAAATTGCTACTCCCTTTGAGAGGACAAAAGTTGCTGCTTATATTCTTGGTGCCATGGCGCCTTGTATGAGACTCTATTCCTCTATAAGTAGAGAGATACAGGCTCTTCTAGTTCCAGATGATAGAAGTCATATTTACAAGAAATGGATTGACAGTTATTCTTCTCAAAATTTTGAG GAATTTGCTTTCCAAATTGAAGACATGCTGGATAAACTAAGCATCTGTTTGACGGGTGAAGAGCTTGAAGTCATAGAGAAACTTTATCATCAAGCTATGAAATTAGAAGCAGATTTTTTTTCTACTCAACCAATTTCTCAGCAAACCATAGTCCCTTTGGCTCGTGTGCTTGATCCTGCAGAAGGTAGTCTTACCATATTTTGTGACTTTGACAGAGCATGCACTGCCTTTGATTCCTCTGCTATATTGGCAGAGATTGCAATCATAACAGCACCAAAGGCTGACTTGGATGGATCTGAAACCCAAATTACTCGAATGTCATCAGCAGACTTGAGGAGCACATGGAATTTTCTTTCCACCCAGTATGCTGAAGAGTTTGAGCACTGCATGGAAAGTATTGTGGGTGGCAGACAAG CGGAAAAACTTGACTATGAAGGTCTGCGTAACGCCCTTGAACATGTTGCGGAGTTTGAAAAAAGAGCAAATACACGGGTGATTAACTCAGGAGTACTTAAAGGCTTGCATTTAGAGGATATAAATCGGGCTGGCCAGCGTCTAATTCTTCAGGAAGGTTGTAGAGAGTTCTTTCAGAAGATtgtgacaaatgatactctgaAAGCTGAATTTCATATACTTTCATACTGCTGGTGTGGTGATTTCATTAGGTCAGCTTTTTCATCAG GGGGTGTAGATGAATTAGAAGTACATTCAAATGAGCTTACTTATGAAGAATCTGTGACAACGGGTGACATTGTTAGGAAGGTGGAGTCTCCCATGGAAAAGCTTCAAACCTTCAATGACATCCTAAATGAGTGCAACAAAGAAGGCAGGCGGTTGACAGTATATATCGGAGGTGCAGTGGGTGACCTACTTTGCCTGCTTCAAGCAGATATAGGCATTGTGATTAGTTCAACTCCAAGCCTGAGGAGACTGGGAGATCAGTTTGGTGTTTCTTTTGTCCCATTGTTCTCTGGTTTGGTGAAGAAGCAGAGAGAACTAGTTGAAGATGGCTCCTGTGATTGGAAAGGGCTATCTGGCATTCTTTATACAGTTACAAGTTGGGATGAGATACATGCGTTCATTTTAGGGTCGTAA